The following proteins are encoded in a genomic region of Gammaproteobacteria bacterium:
- a CDS encoding recombinase family protein gives MLVGYMRVSSDSDRQNTDLQRDALLAVGVDARHLYEDRASGAKDDRSGLARALEFVRPGDVLVVWKLDRLGGSLSHLLSIVNTLKDKQVAFRSLTEGMDTTTASGELLFHVFGALAQYERALIQERVVAGLAAAKRRGRIGGRPPAIVGEKLDTIIAALNGGMSKAAVCRNFGVKRTTLIETLARVGWPASTRTER, from the coding sequence ATGTTGGTTGGCTACATGCGCGTTTCGTCGGACTCGGATCGGCAGAACACCGACTTGCAGCGCGATGCGCTGCTGGCTGTGGGCGTCGATGCCCGCCATCTGTACGAGGATCGCGCCTCCGGGGCCAAGGACGATCGCTCCGGCTTGGCTCGGGCGCTCGAATTCGTGCGCCCCGGCGACGTGTTGGTCGTCTGGAAGCTGGATCGGCTCGGCGGCTCGCTATCGCACCTGCTTTCCATCGTGAACACGCTCAAGGATAAGCAGGTGGCGTTTCGCTCGCTGACTGAGGGCATGGACACCACCACGGCATCGGGCGAGCTGCTGTTCCATGTATTCGGTGCGCTTGCACAGTACGAGCGGGCCTTGATCCAGGAGCGCGTCGTCGCCGGACTGGCCGCCGCCAAGCGGCGCGGTCGAATCGGCGGCAGGCCGCCCGCCATCGTCGGTGAGAAGCTAGACACCATCATCGCCGCGCTGAACGGCGGCATGTCCAAGGCGGCCGTGTGTCGCAACTTTGGCGTGAAGCGTACCACCTTGATCGAAACTCTCGCGCGGGTGGGCTGGCCCGCCTCGACGCGCACAGAAAGGTAA
- a CDS encoding transposase, with protein sequence MAISITDDEWDELVPENFETAALLRAVDAVDELRGDLNDGEDGGPPQLRTDLLKLHQLAMAVFNEGSRSQVADLFEFAVDLEDQVLGMMTALEQVQETLSQLIALYPESLSYASLDGD encoded by the coding sequence ATGGCGATCAGTATCACTGACGACGAATGGGACGAACTGGTTCCCGAGAATTTTGAGACCGCCGCTTTGCTGCGCGCGGTCGATGCCGTTGACGAGCTGCGCGGTGATTTGAACGACGGCGAGGACGGCGGGCCGCCGCAACTACGCACTGATCTGTTGAAGTTGCATCAACTGGCGATGGCCGTGTTCAACGAAGGATCGCGCAGCCAAGTCGCCGATCTATTCGAGTTCGCCGTCGATCTGGAAGACCAAGTGCTCGGCATGATGACCGCACTGGAGCAGGTACAGGAAACACTATCGCAGTTGATAGCGCTCTATCCGGAGAGCCTGTCCTACGCCAGCCTCGACGGCGACTAA
- a CDS encoding cytochrome C — protein sequence MSHHHAKAISLWALLLLLSSNAHAVPSFARQTGLECSSCHTVFPQLTPFGRQFKLGGYTLSDAEEGEKKPLPISAGVQLSYTSINKSGADVEANKLRIPQMASLYYAGKIFSNLGAFAQLAYEKERQQTTLTMADIRYANQATIGDKQLTYGLTLNNMPTLQDAWNSTPAYMFPYEPVAITPMPAAGLGLDMALSMKAVGLGAYTFWNNSIYVELSGYRSRDGGEMGPIQGVAPYWRLAYEKQWDNKSFSVGTYGMSGKVRLKDDMAMMMGDTTRYRDVALDAQYQYITEPHIFTLYGTLINRRQKYDMPAAMMGEPAMPVTDKLNIFRVNGSYFYQRRYGFTLGYFTLRGDEDPALYPMGEVTGSATGSTDSDGVVMELNYLPQMHTKLALQYTAYGKFNGARRDYDGFGRNASDNNTLYLLANFMF from the coding sequence ATGTCACATCACCATGCCAAGGCCATTAGTCTTTGGGCCCTGTTGTTACTATTGTCGAGCAATGCCCACGCCGTACCGAGCTTCGCCCGGCAGACGGGTCTCGAGTGTTCGTCTTGCCATACGGTATTCCCGCAATTAACGCCATTCGGCAGGCAGTTCAAACTGGGCGGTTATACCTTAAGCGATGCGGAGGAGGGTGAAAAGAAGCCCCTTCCTATTTCCGCCGGTGTGCAGCTTAGTTACACCTCCATCAACAAATCCGGAGCGGACGTTGAGGCGAATAAGCTTCGCATTCCGCAGATGGCCAGTCTCTACTACGCCGGTAAAATCTTCTCAAACCTCGGCGCCTTCGCGCAGTTGGCCTATGAAAAAGAGAGGCAGCAGACGACCTTGACCATGGCCGATATCCGTTACGCCAATCAGGCCACTATCGGTGATAAGCAACTCACTTATGGCCTTACCTTAAACAACATGCCTACCCTGCAGGATGCTTGGAACAGCACGCCGGCCTATATGTTCCCCTACGAGCCGGTGGCGATTACGCCGATGCCCGCTGCAGGGCTCGGCTTGGATATGGCGCTGTCCATGAAGGCGGTCGGATTGGGTGCATACACCTTCTGGAATAACTCCATTTATGTGGAGTTGAGCGGCTATCGTTCCCGTGACGGTGGTGAGATGGGCCCCATTCAGGGGGTCGCGCCGTATTGGCGCTTGGCCTACGAGAAGCAATGGGACAACAAAAGTTTCTCGGTGGGCACTTACGGGATGAGTGGCAAGGTGCGCTTAAAAGATGACATGGCGATGATGATGGGTGACACCACGCGTTACCGCGACGTCGCGTTGGACGCGCAGTATCAATACATCACAGAGCCACATATCTTCACCCTGTACGGCACCCTCATCAATCGCAGGCAGAAATACGATATGCCGGCGGCGATGATGGGCGAGCCCGCTATGCCCGTGACGGATAAATTGAACATCTTCAGGGTGAATGGCAGTTATTTCTACCAACGCCGCTACGGCTTTACCTTGGGCTACTTCACGCTGCGCGGCGATGAGGACCCTGCGTTGTATCCGATGGGGGAAGTGACCGGCAGCGCCACGGGCAGCACCGACAGCGATGGCGTAGTCATGGAGTTGAATTACCTGCCGCAGATGCACACCAAGCTCGCCCTGCAATATACCGCCTATGGCAAATTCAACGGCGCACGCAGGGATTACGACGGGTTTGGCAGAAACGCATCCGATAACAACACACTGTACCTGCTGGCTAATTTCATGTTTTGA